The Pseudomonas kermanshahensis genome includes a window with the following:
- a CDS encoding FecR family protein: MSRPNPITAAQSQAALQWLSRINEQPEQAQGAAFKRWLLADPGHREAYAQAQALWQMSATPAARLADEEREGLQKYLDAMAKAPARGRWRQRVAALAVAACLVLAVGTVGGWHPGYWLQDLQADYSSAGNVRQVTLADQSQVTLDAGSAITVDFAQGERRVRLLRGAAFFQVTHTGEPFLVAAAGGEVRVLGTQFEVREQGDGAQVTVRSGRVAVTPGQGVVARELTANQQLAYVHGHAGSTVSVDSESRLAWRQGWLNYYQVPLAQVVEDLGRYYPGRILLLEGELGQRKVSGSFPVQAPLAALDSLGHVMGFSRQTVLGRLTIIR, from the coding sequence ATGAGCCGTCCGAATCCGATCACTGCCGCGCAGTCACAGGCCGCGCTGCAGTGGCTGAGCCGCATCAACGAACAGCCTGAGCAAGCTCAAGGTGCGGCGTTCAAGCGTTGGTTGCTGGCCGACCCGGGGCATCGAGAGGCGTACGCACAGGCTCAGGCGCTGTGGCAGATGAGCGCGACGCCAGCGGCGCGGCTGGCCGATGAAGAGCGTGAGGGCCTGCAAAAGTACCTGGATGCCATGGCCAAGGCGCCTGCCCGAGGCCGTTGGCGCCAACGCGTCGCCGCCTTGGCAGTTGCAGCCTGCCTGGTGCTGGCGGTTGGCACCGTGGGGGGTTGGCACCCTGGCTACTGGCTGCAGGACCTGCAGGCCGACTACAGCAGCGCCGGCAACGTCCGCCAGGTGACCCTGGCCGATCAATCGCAGGTGACACTCGATGCAGGCAGCGCAATCACGGTCGACTTCGCCCAAGGCGAGCGCCGTGTGCGGCTGCTGCGCGGGGCGGCGTTCTTCCAGGTCACCCACACCGGCGAGCCGTTTCTGGTCGCTGCCGCAGGCGGTGAGGTGCGGGTGCTGGGCACCCAGTTCGAGGTGCGTGAGCAGGGGGATGGCGCGCAGGTGACAGTGCGCAGTGGGCGGGTCGCGGTGACGCCGGGGCAAGGCGTGGTCGCCCGTGAACTGACGGCCAATCAGCAGCTGGCTTACGTGCACGGCCATGCGGGCAGCACCGTGAGCGTAGACAGCGAGAGCCGCCTGGCTTGGCGCCAGGGCTGGCTGAATTACTACCAGGTGCCGCTGGCGCAGGTGGTCGAAGACCTCGGGCGGTACTACCCGGGGCGCATCCTGCTGCTCGAGGGTGAGTTGGGGCAGCGCAAGGTCAGTGGCAGTTTCCCGGTGCAAGCGCCTTTGGCAGCGCTCGATTCACTTGGCCATGTGATGGGCTTTTCCCGGCAGACCGTATTGGGGCGGTTGACGATTATCCGCTAG